Proteins from one Mycobacterium sp. SMC-2 genomic window:
- a CDS encoding sugar epimerase family protein codes for MRIAVTGAGGVVGRGLTARLLSEGHGVIGIARHRPESWPSAAEFVEADIRDADAVNRALTGTDVVAHCAWANSPGPEAQISHQVNIEGTRNVLAAMAETGARRIVFASSAHVYGGGDAPKTEHDARTPVSADGQDKARVERMLEESGLEWVAIRSALILGRSVDNWVRRLLALPGFPDGSADRLMQVVHLDDALRLFNRAIVDTEIGSGPVNLAAPGELTFRRVAAALGRPVVRSGFELAELQLVHGAAFMDTARLREQWGFRPAWNSGECVEDFALAVRGRVTVGKRVVSLPWRMASIGDLPSVDAPSEDGVKPNWAGPAGDNGEFDTPIDPRFPTFLATNLSEALPGPFSPASASVTVRGLRAGGVAIAERLRPGGIIQREIAMRTVAVFAHRLYGAITSAHFMAETVPFAKPATIVSNSGFFGPSMASLPIFGEERARSETSWIRKQLRTVRNIGVFGVNLIGLSAGSSRDTHEFVADVDHLERLADDVTRLDDRRLLSLITLARDDVVHGWVLASASFMLCAAFNVLLRGLCGRDTAAPAGPELVSARSVEAMQRLVVAAQRDPKVTALLAEPGERLGKLAVEAPEFHAAVLAELALIGHRGPAELEMLSISYADDPELLVRMVTRAMSVPPAPQPSPPRIPLHAKPVAQLAARQLRDREVRRDKVVRANWVLRNLMREYGRRLVEAGIFATADDVFYLLVDELDALPADVGGLVARRRAEQRRLVAVVPPTVFSGSWQPTTTTSAVLGSGETLRGVGVCGGKVRGRVRIVRPETIDDLQPGEVLVAEVTDVGYTAAFCYAAAVVTELGGPMSHAAVVAREFGFPCVVDVQGATKSLPPGALVEVDGTTGEICVLELTSADHPPLPANDHAD; via the coding sequence GTGAGAATCGCCGTCACCGGGGCCGGCGGCGTCGTCGGCCGGGGCCTTACCGCTCGCCTGCTCAGCGAAGGCCACGGCGTCATCGGGATCGCCAGGCACCGGCCCGAAAGCTGGCCGAGTGCCGCCGAATTCGTCGAGGCCGACATCCGGGACGCCGATGCGGTCAACCGCGCCTTGACCGGCACCGACGTTGTCGCGCACTGTGCTTGGGCGAACAGTCCCGGCCCCGAGGCCCAGATCAGCCACCAGGTCAACATCGAAGGCACCCGCAACGTCCTGGCGGCGATGGCCGAGACCGGAGCCAGGAGGATCGTTTTCGCGTCGTCGGCACACGTCTACGGCGGCGGAGACGCGCCGAAGACCGAGCACGACGCGAGAACGCCGGTCAGCGCCGACGGCCAAGACAAGGCCCGGGTCGAGCGGATGCTTGAGGAATCGGGCCTGGAATGGGTCGCGATCCGCTCCGCGCTGATCCTCGGCCGGAGTGTCGATAACTGGGTGCGCCGGCTGTTGGCGCTGCCGGGATTCCCCGACGGGTCGGCCGACCGTCTCATGCAGGTGGTCCACCTCGACGATGCCCTTCGGCTATTCAACCGGGCGATCGTGGACACCGAAATAGGCAGCGGCCCCGTTAATCTCGCCGCACCGGGCGAGCTGACCTTCCGGCGGGTCGCCGCCGCGCTTGGCCGTCCCGTCGTGCGCTCGGGCTTCGAACTGGCCGAACTGCAACTGGTGCACGGCGCCGCGTTCATGGATACCGCGCGGTTGCGTGAGCAGTGGGGGTTCCGGCCGGCGTGGAACTCCGGTGAATGCGTCGAGGATTTCGCGCTCGCGGTGCGCGGCCGGGTCACCGTGGGCAAGCGGGTGGTGTCGCTACCGTGGCGGATGGCCAGCATCGGAGACCTTCCCTCCGTTGACGCGCCCTCCGAGGACGGGGTGAAGCCCAATTGGGCTGGCCCGGCCGGGGATAACGGGGAATTCGATACCCCGATCGACCCGCGCTTTCCGACTTTCCTGGCCACCAATTTGTCCGAGGCGCTGCCTGGCCCGTTCTCGCCGGCGTCGGCATCGGTGACCGTGCGCGGGCTGCGCGCTGGCGGCGTGGCCATCGCCGAGCGACTGCGGCCCGGCGGCATCATCCAGCGTGAAATCGCCATGCGAACCGTCGCGGTCTTCGCCCACCGGCTCTACGGTGCCATCACCTCGGCGCATTTCATGGCCGAAACCGTACCGTTTGCCAAGCCCGCGACGATCGTCAGCAACAGCGGATTCTTCGGTCCCAGCATGGCGTCGTTGCCCATCTTCGGTGAGGAGCGTGCACGCTCCGAAACCAGCTGGATCCGAAAGCAACTGCGGACCGTTCGCAACATCGGGGTATTCGGCGTCAACCTCATCGGCCTGTCCGCCGGCTCGTCCAGGGACACCCACGAGTTCGTCGCCGATGTCGATCACCTGGAACGCTTGGCCGACGACGTCACCCGGCTGGACGATCGTCGGCTGCTCAGCCTGATCACCTTGGCGCGCGACGACGTGGTGCATGGCTGGGTACTGGCATCGGCGTCGTTCATGCTGTGCGCGGCGTTCAACGTCCTGCTGCGCGGATTGTGTGGGCGAGACACCGCCGCACCGGCGGGACCGGAATTGGTCAGCGCGCGCTCGGTCGAGGCGATGCAGCGGTTGGTGGTTGCCGCACAGCGCGACCCGAAAGTGACGGCGCTGCTGGCCGAACCGGGGGAGCGGCTGGGCAAGCTGGCCGTCGAGGCGCCGGAGTTTCACGCCGCCGTACTCGCCGAGCTGGCGCTGATCGGGCATCGGGGCCCGGCCGAGCTCGAGATGCTATCGATCAGCTACGCCGATGATCCCGAGTTGCTCGTCCGGATGGTGACCAGAGCGATGAGCGTCCCCCCCGCGCCTCAACCATCGCCCCCTCGGATTCCCCTGCACGCCAAGCCCGTTGCGCAGCTGGCAGCACGCCAGCTCCGCGACCGCGAAGTCCGTCGCGACAAAGTGGTGCGGGCCAACTGGGTGCTACGCAACTTGATGCGTGAGTACGGGCGCAGGTTGGTCGAGGCCGGAATCTTCGCTACTGCCGATGATGTGTTCTATCTGCTCGTTGACGAGCTTGATGCACTCCCGGCGGATGTCGGGGGGCTGGTGGCCCGGCGGCGTGCCGAACAACGCCGGCTGGTCGCCGTGGTTCCGCCGACGGTGTTCAGCGGGAGCTGGCAACCAACCACAACGACGTCGGCGGTTCTCGGCAGCGGGGAGACTCTGCGCGGTGTCGGAGTGTGCGGGGGGAAGGTGCGAGGCCGCGTGCGGATCGTGCGGCCCGAGACGATCGATGACCTCCAACCGGGCGAAGTCCTTGTCGCGGAGGTCACCGACGTCGGATATACGGCCGCGTTCTGCTACGCCGCGGCAGTGGTGACCGAATTGGGCGGCCCGATGTCCCACGCGGCTGTGGTGGCCCGCGAATTCGGCTTCCCCTGTGTGGTGGACGTGCAGGGAGCTACCAAGTCGTTGCCGCCCGGCGCCCTGGTCGAAGTCGACGGCACGACGGGCGAGATCTGCGTGTTGGAGTTGACGTCTGCGGATCATCCGCCGCTTCCGGCGAACGATCACGCCGACTGA
- a CDS encoding cytochrome P450, with product MSVGTAKPSVFDADLPVLNYDVTATPQEIYPQFRAAQQVAPVALGPVGPEVLSYELARTVLGDPRFGIPPGIHLTAHGVTSGELWDRVVRSILCMEGAEHRRLRSLVSRAFTPRATARMDETIHAVINELVDAVVAEERCEFVEEIARPYPIPVICALLGAPRQDWLLFSKWAEDIFKIVSFDCNLAEEEPKVLKAWDAFDEYIDGMIADRRNALTDDLLSELIRAEDRGDRLDAGEVRMLAFSILVAGTDTTRTQLAASMQVLSEHPDQWALLRDSPELGMKAVEETMRHSPSMCSTVRSVTDDVTIDDYTFPAGTFIIVNTFAANRDPSVYDDPTRFDITRNDPPPILTFGGGAHYCLGANLARRELSEALKILAYRLPHPRCTEPPPWRPLLGMSGPTSLALEFDRSNAAV from the coding sequence ATGAGCGTCGGTACCGCAAAGCCCAGTGTCTTTGACGCCGATCTACCGGTGCTGAACTACGACGTCACGGCGACACCCCAGGAAATCTATCCTCAATTTCGGGCCGCCCAGCAGGTGGCACCGGTCGCGCTGGGACCCGTCGGGCCGGAAGTGCTCTCCTACGAACTTGCTCGAACCGTGCTGGGCGACCCACGGTTCGGCATCCCGCCGGGCATCCACCTCACTGCGCACGGGGTGACATCCGGTGAGCTGTGGGACCGCGTCGTCCGCAGCATCCTCTGCATGGAGGGCGCCGAACACCGGCGGTTGCGCAGCCTGGTTTCGAGGGCCTTCACCCCACGAGCGACCGCGCGCATGGACGAGACGATCCATGCCGTCATCAATGAACTCGTCGATGCCGTTGTCGCGGAAGAGCGTTGTGAGTTCGTCGAGGAGATCGCGCGGCCCTACCCGATCCCCGTTATCTGTGCCCTCCTGGGTGCACCCCGGCAAGACTGGCTGCTGTTCTCGAAGTGGGCAGAGGACATATTCAAGATAGTCAGCTTCGACTGCAATCTGGCCGAGGAAGAGCCCAAGGTCCTGAAGGCCTGGGACGCTTTTGACGAATACATCGACGGGATGATCGCCGACCGGCGCAATGCACTCACAGACGACCTGCTCTCCGAACTCATCCGCGCGGAAGACCGAGGAGATCGGCTCGATGCCGGAGAAGTCCGGATGCTGGCGTTCAGCATCCTGGTGGCCGGAACCGACACCACACGTACGCAATTGGCCGCCTCGATGCAAGTCTTATCCGAGCATCCGGACCAGTGGGCGCTGCTTCGTGACAGCCCTGAGCTCGGAATGAAAGCCGTCGAGGAGACCATGCGTCATTCTCCGTCGATGTGCAGCACCGTCCGCAGCGTCACTGACGACGTCACGATCGACGACTACACGTTCCCAGCGGGCACCTTCATCATCGTGAACACCTTTGCCGCCAACAGGGATCCCTCCGTTTACGACGACCCCACGCGATTCGACATCACTCGCAACGATCCGCCGCCCATCCTCACCTTCGGCGGGGGCGCTCACTACTGCCTCGGCGCTAACCTCGCCAGGCGGGAGCTCTCCGAAGCGCTCAAGATACTCGCCTACCGGCTTCCGCATCCGAGGTGCACCGAACCCCCGCCGTGGAGACCGCTTCTCGGCATGAGTGGACCCACCAGCCTTGCACTCGAGTTTGACAGATCAAACGCAGCGGTGTAG